The genomic region ACGTGGTCGTCGCCGCGATCGCGACGGTTCAGTTTGCCCGGGCCGGCCACCTGCGGCTCGGATTCCTCGTGCCGCTGGCGCTGGCGAGCGCTCCTTGCGCGTGGCTCGGTGGGCGAACGACGCTCCCGGTCCACTGGCTCGAGGCGCTGCTCGGGGCGGTGCTGGCCTGGTCGGCAGTGCAGCAGGCGATCGCCAGTGTCCCGAAACCCAGCGCGCCGGCCGCCCCGCCGCTTCCGAGGGCGTTGCCGACATGGCAACTGACATTCCTCGGGGGAGCGATCGGGCTGCTCTCCGGCCTGACCGGCGTGGGCGGGGGTATTTTCCTGACGCCAGCCCTGTTGGCGGCACGGGCGGCACCCCTCAAGACGGTCGCCGGGGTCACGGCGCCCTTCATCCTGGTCAATTCGATCGCGGGCCTCGTGGCGCTCGGTATGTCGGCGTCGACCCCACAGATCGCCGGGAAAACCGTGGTCGCAGCCGCTGCGATCGGCGGCTTGCTCGGCTCCCAGGCGGGGGCCTTTCAGCTCCCGGTCCGGTCGCTGCGCGTGCTCCTGGCGATCGTCTTGGCGATCGCCAGTCTCAAAATGCTCGGCGCGAGCATCGGGCCACTCCTGGCCACACCCCTCGCAGGAGGTGCCTGACGGTCGACCTCGAACCGTTTCGCGACGGCAAAAAACCGCTGCAACCCCTTGCCAGGAATTGCCGATTGTGACGCCGATCGCTATCCTTCGCCAGAGTCGATTTAGGGGGATGGACGCTCGAGGCCGATTGATCCGTAGCGGATCGCTGGCGGTTGTTTCATTCATTTTTGCCACTTGGAGCCTTCTCATGAGTACCCAGGTCTACACCCGCAGTCGACGGGCATTCACGCTCGTCGAACTGCTCGTCGTCATCGCGATCATCGGCACGCTCGTCGGCCTGTTGCTGCCGGCCGTGCAGGCCGCCCGTGAAGCCGCACGGCGGTCGCAGTGCACCAACAACCTCAAGCAGATCCTGCTCGGCCTGCAAAATCATCACGACGCCAAGAAGCAGTTCCCGCTGACCGTCGGCTGGGGCGACAACTGGGGCGGCGCGTACTACTTCTCCGACAAGGTCTACCTCCTGCCTTACATCGAGCAGGCGACCACCTGGAACGCCCTCTCGGGTGCGAAGGACGGCGGCAGCTATTACGAAGGTTGGAGCGGCAACAACCAGGTCGCTCTCAACACGAAGATCTCCGTGTTCAACTGCCCGTCGAATCCCAATCGGATCGGCAACAACAACGCCAACCACACCTACTCGATCAACATGGGCACGGCGTTCGACCCGCCGCATGCGACGATAGGTGCCCGGCAGGCCAACGACGGTCGTCATAACGGCCTGATGGCGGGGGGCCACGCCAGCCCGCAAACCTGGAACGATCCGCCGCGGACGTTCGCGAGCATCCCCGACGGCTCGAGCAAGACTGCCGCCTACTCGGAATTCGTGATCGAGAGCTGGGCCGGCAACATCACCAATGACCCGTCCCTCCACCGGCAGCAGGTCTACAACTGGGCGAATGGCAACTCGACGGCGGAGGTCCGCA from Planctomycetota bacterium harbors:
- a CDS encoding DUF1559 domain-containing protein; the encoded protein is MDARGRLIRSGSLAVVSFIFATWSLLMSTQVYTRSRRAFTLVELLVVIAIIGTLVGLLLPAVQAAREAARRSQCTNNLKQILLGLQNHHDAKKQFPLTVGWGDNWGGAYYFSDKVYLLPYIEQATTWNALSGAKDGGSYYEGWSGNNQVALNTKISVFNCPSNPNRIGNNNANHTYSINMGTAFDPPHATIGARQANDGRHNGLMAGGHASPQTWNDPPRTFASIPDGSSKTAAYSEFVIESWAGNITNDPSLHRQQVYNWANGNSTAEVRNSCLSLTSLNDAGGGRVMRGGSWSWGMAAVGAAYSHTMMPNEKSCHSWNDAGDWGGSNALAATSEHSGLVNVGMVDGSVRSVSNNVANDVWWAMGTRAGRENTANSE
- a CDS encoding sulfite exporter TauE/SafE family protein — its product is MVVAAIATVQFARAGHLRLGFLVPLALASAPCAWLGGRTTLPVHWLEALLGAVLAWSAVQQAIASVPKPSAPAAPPLPRALPTWQLTFLGGAIGLLSGLTGVGGGIFLTPALLAARAAPLKTVAGVTAPFILVNSIAGLVALGMSASTPQIAGKTVVAAAAIGGLLGSQAGAFQLPVRSLRVLLAIVLAIASLKMLGASIGPLLATPLAGGA